A genomic region of Gossypium hirsutum isolate 1008001.06 chromosome D01, Gossypium_hirsutum_v2.1, whole genome shotgun sequence contains the following coding sequences:
- the LOC107921167 gene encoding 21 kDa protein — MPIGMNIKHPLSPLFLTFLFFYLHPIPTLCSANYDANTTTPSNATDFIRISCSATLYPDLCFASLSGYANAIQQDPARLARTAIGVSLSRARHMVAFVSNLSREADYGADPRASSALHDCFSNMGDAVDEIRGSLNEMRRLVNPGSESFRFQMGNVQTWMSAALTDEETCTDGFEDVGDGPMKTAVCERAANVKKFTSNALALANSYAEKGTHKLLNEKNV, encoded by the coding sequence ATGCCCATAGGCATGAACATCAAACACCCCCTCTCTCCCCTCTTCCTAACCTTCCTCTTCTTCTATCTCCACCCTATCCCAACCCTCTGTTCCGCCAACTACGACGCCAACACCACCACCCCATCAAACGCCACTGATTTCATCCGTATAAGCTGCTCCGCCACCTTATACCCCGACCTTTGTTTTGCTTCCCTTTCTGGCTACGCCAACGCCATTCAACAAGACCCAGCTCGTCTAGCTCGTACTGCCATTGGTGTCAGTCTCTCTAGGGCCCGTCACATGGTAGCTTTTGTCTCTAACCTCTCCCGTGAAGCCGACTACGGTGCCGACCCACGAGCCAGCTCCGCCTTACACGACTGTTTCTCCAACATGGGTGATGCCGTGGATGAAATCCGGGGCTCCTTGAATGAAATGCGGCGGCTTGTGAATCCGGGTTCTGAGTCTTTCAGGTTCCAAATGGGGAATGTCCAGACATGGATGAGCGCTGCTTTAACGGACGAGGAGACGTGTACGGATGGGTTCGAGGATGTGGGTGACGGACCCATGAAGACGGCGGTGTGCGAGAGAGCGGCGAATGTGAAGAAGTTTACGAGCAATGCGTTGGCATTGGCTAATAGCTATGCAGAAAAGGGTACACATAAGTTGTTGAATGAGAAAAATGTATAA